From Anopheles coluzzii chromosome 3, AcolN3, whole genome shotgun sequence, the proteins below share one genomic window:
- the LOC120957759 gene encoding protein arginine N-methyltransferase 6, whose amino-acid sequence MEFTDQVDPASYFDSYEDLKVHELMLTDQPRQEAYQKAILGNRALFEGKTVLDVGAGTGILSIFCAQAGASKVYAVEASNLARLARAVVEENQLQAVIEVSECKVEDFQLPEGERVDIIVSEWMGFFLLHEGMLDSVMYARDKFLKPNGLMFPDTATLYVAPCSVPSRFDRWESLSGVSMRCFGRALREQNSGNPEVLTVAPEHLLYDGHIIAWFDLMEVTTEELNSIEVKDVIVASRSGKLQGFCIWFECTFPGDGAEEQLQLSTSPSASETHWKQTVIPLPEDACEELEERDPVAFSLTMTRNKETNRRYDLQLTLLDAEKEEHHLPCECHMTKCILMKTHLEKMQVEEEQH is encoded by the exons ATGGAATTCACGGACCAGGTCGATCCGGCCAGCTATTTCGACAGCTACGAGGATCTTAAG GTCCACGAGCTTATGCTTACGGATCAACCGCGGCAGGAAGCTTACCAGAAAGCGATCCTCGGCAACCGGGCCCTGTTCGAGGGCAAAACCGTGCTCGATGTTGGCGCCGGGACAGGAATCCTGTCCATCTTCTGCGCACAGGCGGGTGCGAGCAAGGTGTACGCGGTCGAAGCCTCCAACCTGGCCCGGCTCGCCCGGGCTGTGGTGGAAGAGAACCAACTGCAGGCTGTGATAGAAGTGAGCGAGTGCAAGGTGGAAGATTTCCAGCTGCCCGAGGGCGAACGGGTCGACATCATCGTGTCCGAGTGGATGGGTTTCTTCCTGCTGCACGAGGGCATGCTCGATTCGGTGATGTACGCGCGTGACAAGTTCCTCAAACCGAACGGGCTCATGTTTCCCGACACGGCCACCCTGTACGTGGCACCGTGCAGTGTACCGTCGCGGTTCGATCGGTGGGAAAGTCTGTCCGGCGTGAGCATGCGGTGCTTTGGCCGTGCGCTGCGCGAACAGAACTCGGGCAATCCGGAAGTGTTAACCGTCGCGCCGGAGCATCTGCTTTACGACGGGCACATTATAGCGTGGTTCGACCTGATGGAGGTAACGACGGAAGAGCTGAACAGTATCGAGGTGAAGGATGTGATTGTGGCGTCACGGTCCGGGAAGCTGCAGGGATTCTGCATCTGGTTCGAGTGTACCTTTCCGGGCGATGGTGCGGAGGAGCAGTTGCAGCTTTCCACCAGTCCATCCGCGTCGGAAACACACTGGAAGCAGACCGTGATCCCGCTGCCGGAAGATGCCTGCGAGGAGCTGGAAGAGCGAGATCCGGTCGCCTTCAGTCTGACGATGACACGCAACAAGGAGACGAATCGAAG GTACGATCTGCAGCTAACGCTGCTGGACGCAGAGAAAGAGGAACATCATCTGCCGTGCGAGTGTCACATGACGAAGTGTATTTTAATGAAGACCCACCTCGAGAAGATGCAGGTGGAAGAGGAGCAGCATTGA
- the LOC120957757 gene encoding gamma-tubulin complex component 4 homolog translates to MIHDILFTLFSSNAELPIENFTIPEVASTFLHPGEIHILEELIRIANQYKEIKKFVQQYGTLNAGLLKPKQQKPTEEPLPQGLYLQAFVDGLELVVKPYRDLVVELEAKYLKRPNLSLMFIFHQVSQYRSLFGFLLQLISGVVTQRIHGCALLPYLQQHCLHGNDANYQAVKTIQKSVYVIFLKQLYGWLMHGKFVDHYGEFFIQQVESSAKACIAAGGAAIVNPPAGHTSVNTSDSASINTELWRYEIRREMLPYYFPASWAEKVLFVGQTVLMCHFDPRQQIADRAASKGSRKGAALAAAAGKDNLWGDHEQQLFRKFHQLQSEENLNVTKFEHLVDEIKEQVTKHMSTIVIEKADLERQLRLMKDFFLLGRGELFSEFLTQTQSLKLLIGKEINDGTTRDLNRALKLAANSINLGEDIEQFSFELPCGSPGSGEESSFCYETKSAVGHIMLKYKVKWPLHLLFSPRILERYNEMFRFLLRIKKIQHDLLQIWSYQRERRMKHNSEVVQLRNKLMFLINNLQYYLQVDVLESQFAILMSAIANTARQAHDFERIQRAHTIFQANVLSLCFLLTGANSGEPLSGSSLNATTTAGTTTMAGVIQVQENPVLTILDSILSIVDRFCTFCLLCKDPMTKVERNEFLTYEQGFMNHVDSLLKLLIGLKAGPSSAPLSQLLLRLDFNHWFSSNTQSTD, encoded by the exons ATGATTCACGACATTTTGTTCACACTTTTCTCCTCGAATGCGGAACTACCGATCGAAAACTTTACC ATTCCGGAGGTGGCGTCCACCTTTCTGCACCCCGGGGAAATCCACATCCTCGAGGAGCTGATCCGGATTGCCAACCAGTACAAGGAGATCAAAAAGTTTGTTCAACAGTACGGCACGCTGAATGCCGGGTTGCTGAAACCGAAGCAACAGAAACCGACGGAAGAGCCGCTGCCCCAGGGACTCTATCTGCAGGCGTTCGTCGATGGGCTGGAGCTGGTGGTGAAACCGTACCGGGATCTGGTGGTAGAGCTGGAGGCAAAGTATCTGAAGCGCCCGAACCTGTCGCTCATGTTTATCTTCCACCAAGTGAGCCAGTATCGATCGTTGTTTGGGTTTCTGCTACAGCTGATCAGTGGGGTGGTGACGCAAAGGATTCACGGCTGTGCATTGCTTCCCTACCTGCAGCAGCACTGTCTGCACGGGAATGATGCCAACTATCAGGCAGTGAAAAC cATCCAAAAATCAGTTTACGTCATCTTTCTCAAACAACTGTACGGTTGGCTGATGCACGGCAAGTTTGTCGATCACTATGGGGAGTTTTTCATACAGCAGGTGGAAAGCAGCGCGAAAGCTTGCATCGCAGCGGGCGGTGCTGCGATCGTTAACCCGCCGGCCGGCCACACCTCCGTCAACACGTCGGACAGTGCGAGCATCAACACGGAGCTGTGGCGGTACGAGATACGGCGCGAAATGTTGCCCTACTACTTCCCTGCCAGCTGGGCGGAAAAGGTGCTGTTCGTCGGCCAGACCGTGCTGATGTGTCACTTCGATCCACGGCAGCAGATCGCTGACCGGGCGGCGTCCAAAGGGAGCAGAAAAGGAGCGGCCCTGGCAGCGGCGGCCGGCAAAGACAACCTGTGGGGTGACCACGAGCAGCAACTGTTCCGCAAGTTTCACCAGCTGCAAAGCGAGGAGAATCTCAACGTGACCAAGTTCGAGCATCTGGTGGACGAAATAAAGGAGCAGGTCACGAAGCACATGTCCACGATCGTGATCGAAAAGGCGGACCTGGAGCGGCAGTTACGGCTGATGAAAGACTTCTTCCTGCTCGGGCGGGGTGAGCTGTTTTCTGAGTTTTTAACGCAAACGCAATCCCTGAAGTTGCTGATCGGGAAGGAAATCAATGATGGCACGACGCGCGATCTGAACCGTGCGCTGAAGCTTGCCGCCAACAGCATCAATCTGGGCGAGGACATCGAGCAGTTCTCGTTCGAGCTGCCGTGTGGCAGTCCCGGCAGTGGTGAGGAGAGTTCGTTCTGCTACGAAACGAAAAGCGCCGTCGGGCACATCATGCTCAAGTACAAGGTGAAGTGGCCGCTGCATCTGCTCTTCTCGCCCCGCATTCTCGAGCGGTACAATGAAATGTTTCGCTTTCTGCTGCGCATTAAGAAGATCCAGCACGATCTGCTGCAGATCTGGTCGTACCAGCGGGAGCGGCGCATGAAGCACAACTCGGAGGTGGTGCAGCTGCGCAACAAGCTCATGTTTCTGATCAACAATCTGCAGTACTACCTGCAGGTGGACGTGCTGGAGAGTCAGTTTGCTATTTTGATGTCAGCGATCGCGAACACAGCTCGCCAGGCGCACGATTTCGAGCGCATCCAGCGTGCGCACACGATCTTTCAGGCGAACGTGCTCAGTCTGTGCTTTCTGCTGACTGGAGCGAACAGTGGCGAACCATTGTCGGGGTCGTCGCTCAATgcgaccaccaccgccggcacCACGACGATGGCGGGCGTGATACAGGTGCAGGAAAATCCGGTCCTAACGATACTGGACAGCATTCTGTCGATCGTCGATCGGTTCTGCACGTTCTGTCTGCTCTGCAAGGACCCGATGACGAAGGTGGAACGGAACGAGTTTCTTACGTACGAGCAGGG attcatgaaccaCGTCGATTCGTTGCTGAAGCTCCTTATTGGACTAAAGGCGGGACCGAGCAGTGCACCACTTTCGCAGCTTTTGCTTCGGTTGGACTTCAATCATTGGTTTAGTTCAAACACACAAAGTACGGATTAA